The Rosa rugosa chromosome 3, drRosRugo1.1, whole genome shotgun sequence sequence agagagagaaaagtgggttgtgggtatttttttttaataatttttataataaaaatacattttgtaaatgtcttaattatccttgtaatttaattaattgtttAGTTTATTAATCACCTAGGGTCAATTCTGTTAAAacttttgattttggctaacaaagcctcttctcttaataatagtatagatactAGCAAGGCCCACCCACTtgtgtgtggagagaagttaaaggtAGTGGGAAAACTTTTCGTACAACTATCATATtttctgctatttttttttttattcttttgtttctattttataatttactatattatccctattgattaattatatttcataattttttaatatataagggttaaattgataaaaaaattcaattttggaGAGTAGATTTTTTTGTAGTTACATCGGAGGGTAATTGAACCTCCAACTTAAATTCTAAGCCAATTCTCAACCCCCAATTGAATTAACCATTCTTGACGTAATAACAACAGCAAAAAAATGTATATTAAAACAGATAGATAAGGCCAGCTCTTGTAATTCATTGAGTGATCTCCAAAATCAGAACTACAAAAAGTAAATCCCTTACTAAAATAACGCAGCACGAAAATCCCCACTTCTTTTGAGCAGTAAGAAAGTTCAAACTTTACTATTGCTTTAATGGGTAGTTATGAATGCAATCATCCCATGGATTGTCACTCTGTTGACCTAAATCCGAAAGTGACTTCCAAACAAGACTCCCAACCTTAAAACCAGTCCCAAACGCCAACATCCACACCCTATCTCCTCCTTTAATTCTCCGTTTGGCTTCAAAATAAGCCAACTCATAGAACACTAGACTACTGGAAGTGTTCCCAAATCGATGCAAACTCATCCGAGCTGGCTCAGTCAACACGTCACCCAGTCGCAGAACCCGCCCCACCTGCTCGATCACCGCTTTCCCACCGGTATGGATACAAAAATGGTCAAAAGCCTTGGTGAAATCCGGAACAAGTATTGGTTTGAACTTGCTGTTCTTCCCCAATGTTGCTGCAGAACAAATGACCGAGTAGGCGTACATAGCAAGTTgattcagtggtagaactcggGGAGCCAGAATCTTGATGTGCTCACGTAAATAGGCCCCTGCAACTGGAATCAAATCTTTGGTCAGAGCAAAACCGAGGTTGCCCTTGTCATCTTCCTCTTGAAAAGCAGCTTTATATGCTCGGTCGCTTGCTCCGTGGTGAGTTCGAAGAGATTGAATGAGTTCCATCTTGGCGACTCGGCGACAACTTGGATCGTTGGTAATCAACGCCGCAGCAGAACCAACCCGAAAAATGCAGTTGGTTACGAGCATGGGACGACTATCACCAAAATACCAATTCAAACTAATACTCTCGTTTATAACCACCAGGGCGTATCCAATGTCTTTGCTCTTCTTTAGTAAGTTAGCAGCTAAATCGATTGATATCACACCAGAGCTACACCCCATGCCACTTAGATTGTAGGTTTTTACGTCGGGTTTGAGCTTAAAACGGTTGACTATCAGCGAGGAGAGAGAGGGTACCGGAGAGAAGCTGCCACTTGTCACGATCAGGGAGTTGATGAGAGATGGCTGGATGCCGGTTTTGGAAAGGAGTGAGCTGACGGCTGAGAACATGCCTTGCTGAGCTTCATCCATGACGGACTCTAACTTGGCTTCGGGGTTGGATTGGAAAACGAACTTTGGAGCATAGGTTTCGTCTCCTAGACCGGATTTGAGGAAGATTTTACGCATGAATTCTTCGCTTTCATCGGTGAAGCGATTTGTGCGGCGCACGAAGGATTGGGAGGATTGCAAGTTGCACTTTTGGTTAGAATCTGGTTTGAAGCAGGAGAAGTCGAGGAGGAAGACGGGGTTGGGACGAGAGGAATAATAGTAAAGACTTGAAATGCAAAGAAGCCACATGCAGGACAAAGAAAGGGTGGAATAGGAGAAGAGCAAGTGGAGGAAAGTTAAAATTATTAAGATTCCCAAAATAGAAGCTTGCAGGAATTTGAAATGAGATGAGGATTTCATGTTGGGATATTGGATTGTTGTGAAAACTGAAAAGGGTGAAAGGGTTTGGGTTATTATATAGTGAATTAGTGATGTGAATAAACTGAAGGCTCATTGGCTTACAGCTTGTCATGTTTAATGACTTGTCCTGAGGGACAGGTGGGGAAGTTGATGGATTTATTGAAATCGAATTTATTGTATGAGTTGAACTACCACAAATTAATCCACACGTTACTTTGATTTCTACTTTGTAATAAGCTTGGTTTACAGCTCTTTATCCAGAGTATACTTTTCCCTTGATGCATGCATACTACTGACTTatccacagagagagagagagagagatagagagagatggAATTTATTGCGAGTTGAACTGCCAGTAATTTACTAATTTGGTGATAAGGAAATCATAAATTTTGGTACATCTCTTTACGTTAGCACTAGCAGAGACCAAAAGGGCATTGCTGTAATTACATGGTATAAACTCATACCTTTTTTTTCGGGGCCTTGATCAAAGCACaaaaatgagccaaaattatTCTACCTACCTtaccaacagatttttattcccattaACCCAATTTAAgatgaaatgacaattttactctcaacctaattaataaactacaaccACTaccactcatctctctctctctctctctctcccctcagCGCCGACCTCTTCTGTAATACTCTGGAAATTtattattaatttctaatgattttctggaaattaTTAAGTTGATTGTTAGGATGATTTCATGGTTTGAGGTTGGAGCGAaggtgtttcggacgaataattacttgaAAACTTTTTATTTCGAAGGGtcaaaaggttgactttttattcattgagTTTCTCTGACAACTTCTTTCATGAACGTTGTAGAGAGCGTCGTTACGAGTTCAttgatatgtggaacgcaaaaatcggagtttgtatgagaaagttatggttaGCGGAAGTTAtttcatttttcagaaattttactataaattgaaaaaatcccaaaaaaatatcagatttccctttttggaaaatttctggaattttccagaaattttTCTTCGTTCTCTCTGATGAAATTCCTGCAAGTATACAGGGTGGATGTAGTATAGTAATGGAAGAAAAGGGGTTGTCGTTCCCACGAGGATATTAGTTCACttcacaatatgaaaacctacgttaattaaacgaaaaacacacaaaacaataagcacaaatcgactaagacacacacaatgactcaaactaagacttatgattttcacggttttgaaaatagttgttgataatgggaaaataacttgaaaacagaaacttaaaaagtgaatctaaataaactgaaattgaaaagagtctataatgattgaaagtaagaatatgatgatgatgagcctagggtgtcggaatcaaccacaagcaatcttatctacgttttgaaccaaccaatggattctttcgtttcttttgataacaattcccgtatctaagttcaGGTAcgacacttagaccatagttttccttaagtgtatgattctctccaggtacggcagaggtcgtatatcctagcATGCAGtctatccaggtacggcataaatttaacatatAGGACTCATTACAttctagaaaacaagggaatcatgcaaaccattacttcaggtacgacaataatgtaattcacaattcTTTATCTcatgaagctaatttgaattatattgcaggtacgcctcaaattcatcttttgataactagatgcaaagccctaaaggtcgcgaatcaatagaactttaacataagcaacaattcaagcagagattaagaatttatcaaaaagaaactattaatccatcaattgaatatcaaaacatgtaaacaatcatgctagggcctcatcctagccctagaaaaggagtttagctactcatgttcaaagaaaacataatagaaaatcttaaaaacataaaagaacttgtTGAATGGAGATGGAAGGTGAACACGTGATGGCAGCAGCTTTCTTTGATGAAAATCTGATATTGAATGGTGAATCCTCTATCTTGACACATTCTCCTTTTATAAGGTGcaacttttccttcttgctttaggcctctggaactccttaataacttagcacaaaagaaaggtgatgtggcaccctaaaattccaaggaaacatATGTTGGGCTCTCAAATGGTCCATAATGCTAGATCAATCTTCTCAGAATTTTGCTAAGTCATTCAGGCCTTGAAAACTCGAGCTCTTGGAAACACGTCGCAGATCCGCGTATCGACTGAACTGCCTGTACTTAAACGgccatatctctctctaggaATATCGAAATCACGAACCGTAAAATTCTCCAAAAACTAGACATTCAGGGCTTTCCGTGAATATAAGGCTCGTCTTCTGGTTATCTCTGGATcagtacagtttaatcctcaaagttagccattctgcagaggctgcttcagtttttaggattgcaaagcaccttcaatccttttcctctctttttccttctttttctcatccttgctcttcatacctataaacacactaaactaagtaaatagactataaacaaggagaactaaacataaatatcaagattaagaggtacaacaatataggaaaatatgagcacatcaaatacccccaaactTAGTCTTTGCTAGTCCTCGAGCaaaacaagaatagaaactaaTGATTAACTAGAACAAACAcacaagaagaaagaaagttCCTAATCCTTCCAATCACCTCAGAGAATCAATCTCAAAATTATAGCATCCAAATAACAACAATTATCAAAACAGGTCCATAAAACTTTCAATCGAGTGCTAATAAATTCCGATAACAACCATGCTTGTGTAGACAGCCATAAATCAATACAAATTTCCACAATCCAAATAGACACATGAAAATCAGCTTCAACTTCAAATCTCACCAAGGATTTCACTCAGAATAAAGCGCTCAGATTTTCTGGGTAATTCTACTCACTCATGTTTATGTGAGATGAAGGATATATAAAAGCAAAATAGCTCACATAAATGTTAAGATGGAAATGCTTTttctggaaaataaaaataaagaatgaTCTCATGCAAGAATATCTTTCACTTGAATTATAGAATTGCCCCATAGGCTCACCTCTTTGACTCATCTCCACAAATTGCCTCACACTTTTCCTAGGATCATAAAGGTCTTTGTTccggttgtaatggggctaagggttTTGGCTAAAAGAAACGAaagataaaggaattcaaaggTTCTGAGAAATCAATAGAGCAAAAATAAGTCAATGCTCAAGAGCCAAATCCTCATAGGTGTCACACTTTCACTTCTCAAATAACGAACATGGAAGGCGAAATTTCATTGTGTTAGACCTTGACTTCAATCTAACCTTCTTATACTCCAAACCACACTCCAAGAAATCTTCAAGACATGGCTCTACGGTTTGTGATTCtcaattgttttttttccttttttttttctttctaaccaTAGAACAATGAAGACAAAATCTGCACCATAAACTCCAAGTTTCAATTCTTGTTTCTTGGTAGTTGGTTTCACGTCAACTTACTCCTCTGTTCCTAACACATAGCctcattcttttctctttttctttctgtcaCTTTCCAAAGCAGCTTGCATTCTTGCTTTCACATTCCAAGCTTGGCAACCTTCTTTCCGAGCTCTTCCATTAcgttcctttcttcttctttcttttttttcttttttttttctttacattAGCTCTGTTTTGCGTTGAAACATCCCATATCCAAGCTGCTGCTGCAAGTTCATGCTCTAGACAATAGCACTTAACTTCCTTCGAAAAGATTAAGATGTgtccaaactttttttttctttctcttttttttttttttttttttgttgttgtaacTATTCAGACACACCTTGCATTCAAAACTACTTTGACAATCCTTAACTGAAATTTAGAAGTATGACCTGCAAATTCCACTTTTCCTGCAAGTACACATCACAACCCccaaacttgttttctttagtaCACATTCTTTACTCCAAAATTCCTCATATGCATCTCTGTAATGCTCCATTAATTTCTCAGAACATAGGTAGGATATGTGTTTAAGGGTGAAGGGTTGGGAATatgtgttttatgaaagaaaaggcttattTTGGCTCAAAGGGCTAACTAAGGGATAATGTAATCAGGAATGGAGGCTATTTGGCCATAATGGTGATGATCCTAATTGCCTTAATCCCTTCCCAAAAATCATGTGAATCAATATAAAGTCTCGAGAGTCATTGAAGCAAGTTCTAGGACAAAATAATGAGATCATACCTATCTAACAAGAAAGATCATAGAACTATGTAAAGCACTCTCAAAAATAGGCAATAGGCTCAATACTCACATGGGTTTTAAGTCTACACTAACCGTCACATGCTTCTCTAGatcacaaattttcatattAACAATGGCTGTTGTGTTTCAAGCATGATCACCATAAgagaatattaacaaaagattgATGTCCAGACCTAAATTGATGCTTATCATATTCATCAGCTCTAACAAGGATTAAATTCAAGTTTTCATCCTAGGTGTTGGAAGAAACTAAAGCAAATTAAAGACACACAAAATAACAACGAAGtagaactattttttttttttttcttcagtatTTTCTACTAAGCTATATATTCTACCACATGTGAAGCTAAAAACAAGAATCTAAATTCCTCCCCCCAAACTTAAGTgagacattgtcctcaatgttgaaaaTATTAGCTAGCAGTAATGCATCAAACAAGTAAGGGAAGAAGCacaaaaagtaaagaaaagaaaagaaagagtttAGAGCTCCCTGGATGTagacgaagaggaagaaaggcCAAGACATGCTCCAAGTAGAAATCTCCATAATTGGTGAAGTTTGACCCCCGGATCGGACACTGAAGACAGAGTTATTTGGCCAAAATTTGCCGGGGCTCATTGCAAAGCAATGAGTCTTGTAGCTCTCGTCAAATCACATAAAATCGACATATTACATGTCAAAAACGGACACTTCTGCTGCAAGTTATCACAACCCAAATTTCTCTGTGAAAACTGATTTCTTTTACCCGAGATGCCCGAAATATCCAAAATAGTAGCTTCCTTGAGATCCCAGCAGCAAACAGCCTACTTATACGAGAATTTCCAATTCTCCAATTGCTTTTCTCAAATCTGCAACGCTCCCtcctttttgtctttttcttttgcgGCCGTTCCCTATTTCTTGCATTGGACTTTAAGTAGAGCATCATCAATTGCAGAGGAGGTGGCCAAGGAGGTTGAAGTGATTGTGGGAGGAACTCATCCTTAGAATTTGAGGGAGGCTTGAAAACACAGATGAGCTCAAGTCTTGGAGCTGGAATAATGGGAAGAACGAGCTTGGAGGGTAAAGAAGGGAAAACTTCGCAAATTTGGTACTCCGCAGATGCTTGAAAATTTGGTGCATCAACCACCACAGTGGTGACTTCATCAAGAGCATCCAATGTATGAGATCTTACGTCTTTGAATTCAGGTTCTTCATTCTTTGGCTTGTTAGCACATAGCTCCATAGGAACTTTAGTAGAAGAAGGAAGATACGTGCTCTCGGTAGCTTGATCATCAATAATATGTAGCTCAAAATAGTCATCTTCCTCACCGGGCTTACGATCaaaattttcttctcttccactAGCATGCCTTTCGTCCTCTAACTCCCAAGCATTAGCAAGCTGCGATATATGAAGTTCAATTTCCAATAGTGCTTGTGCAAGCTTGGATTGCCTTTCTTCAAGCTTTGATTGATCATGTTTAAGGCTTTCAACCTCGTGATCAAATTTTTCTGATCTCTTGAATAGCTCAACCTCCATCTCCTTAACAGTAGGATCTTCTTGTTGATATATTGGAGCTTGATAAGATGATGGGAAATTGCTAGATGGATATGACCATTGTGCGGTTTCATAATATGGATTTTCAGACCATGAGTTGTTAGAATGATCTCCCCATCCCAAATTGCTATTAGATGGTTCTTGTTGTGGCCATGAAGGATCATCCCATGAATATGAATTATTTTCGGACATTGAATATGTGTTGGAGTGGTATACTTGCTCGGAATAATACCCAGGGAAAGCCATGAAAATTTACTCTTTGCAgcttgaaacaaaaaaaattctctgATTTCCGCGCAGATTGAGTACTGTTTggtatttctcaaatatctctTAGCTCACAGCTCAGAATGATGATCTTCTTGGTGCGTTGGAAACTAGACTCACGTAGCTTTCCGGTGATGTATCACACTCctagaaaaatatgaaaatatcaGTTTGAAATCAGCTTTGCAAAACA is a genomic window containing:
- the LOC133739782 gene encoding 3-ketoacyl-CoA synthase 1-like is translated as MKSSSHFKFLQASILGILIILTFLHLLFSYSTLSLSCMWLLCISSLYYYSSRPNPVFLLDFSCFKPDSNQKCNLQSSQSFVRRTNRFTDESEEFMRKIFLKSGLGDETYAPKFVFQSNPEAKLESVMDEAQQGMFSAVSSLLSKTGIQPSLINSLIVTSGSFSPVPSLSSLIVNRFKLKPDVKTYNLSGMGCSSGVISIDLAANLLKKSKDIGYALVVINESISLNWYFGDSRPMLVTNCIFRVGSAAALITNDPSCRRVAKMELIQSLRTHHGASDRAYKAAFQEEDDKGNLGFALTKDLIPVAGAYLREHIKILAPRVLPLNQLAMYAYSVICSAATLGKNSKFKPILVPDFTKAFDHFCIHTGGKAVIEQVGRVLRLGDVLTEPARMSLHRFGNTSSSLVFYELAYFEAKRRIKGGDRVWMLAFGTGFKVGSLVWKSLSDLGQQSDNPWDDCIHNYPLKQ